Proteins co-encoded in one Arthrobacter sp. ERGS1:01 genomic window:
- a CDS encoding MaoC family dehydratase, producing the protein MSEKEQGSRPPVVEPAETESVETPPFETRVVTQRGLYFGELEAGVVYQHRPGRTLTEADNVLFTTLTMNTQALHLDAAWSAEQPFGQRLVNSMLTLSTMVGQSVTQLTQGTIVAQLGMTDISFPHPMYHGDTLYTETVVTGKRLSSSRPGQGIVTMVHTGRNQDGVIVGTASRTVLMWLDPAND; encoded by the coding sequence ATGAGTGAGAAGGAACAGGGGTCCCGCCCCCCGGTGGTCGAGCCTGCCGAGACCGAGTCTGTCGAGACCCCGCCTTTCGAAACCAGGGTGGTCACGCAGAGAGGCTTGTATTTCGGGGAACTGGAGGCCGGCGTCGTCTATCAACACCGGCCCGGGCGCACCCTGACGGAGGCGGACAACGTCCTGTTCACCACCTTGACCATGAACACCCAGGCACTGCACCTCGATGCCGCGTGGAGTGCCGAACAACCGTTTGGGCAACGGCTCGTGAATTCGATGCTCACGCTCTCCACCATGGTGGGGCAGTCGGTCACGCAGCTGACGCAGGGGACCATCGTGGCCCAGCTTGGGATGACGGACATTTCCTTCCCGCACCCCATGTACCACGGGGACACGCTGTATACGGAAACCGTGGTGACCGGCAAGCGGCTCTCCTCGTCGCGGCCGGGGCAGGGTATTGTGACCATGGTTCACACGGGCCGGAACCAGGACGGCGTCATTGTCGGAACCGCGAGCCGGACCGTGCTGATGTGGCTTGACCCCGCCAACGACTAA
- a CDS encoding MarR family winged helix-turn-helix transcriptional regulator, giving the protein MKNAMNDPRWLDADEQTIWLELRDFVSGLPRAVDRQLNQDAGMSGGEYGVLAAVSEAPPEGVRSGDLARMLDWEKSRVSHLLRRMEAKGLLERCAASCDGRGQEISLTPAGWDVVRATAPGHVTMVRETVFDPLTPEEQLQMRDTLRKIRAAAIDRGLW; this is encoded by the coding sequence GTGAAGAACGCCATGAACGATCCCCGCTGGCTCGACGCCGACGAGCAGACCATCTGGCTTGAGTTGCGAGACTTTGTCAGCGGGTTGCCGCGCGCCGTCGACCGCCAGCTCAACCAGGACGCCGGCATGTCCGGGGGGGAGTACGGCGTCCTGGCGGCCGTGTCCGAGGCCCCGCCCGAGGGTGTCCGGTCCGGCGACCTGGCCCGCATGCTCGACTGGGAAAAATCGCGGGTATCCCACCTGCTGCGGCGCATGGAGGCCAAAGGTCTGCTGGAACGTTGCGCCGCAAGCTGCGACGGCCGCGGCCAGGAAATCTCGCTGACCCCCGCGGGGTGGGACGTCGTCCGTGCCACCGCCCCCGGCCACGTCACCATGGTCCGGGAAACCGTCTTCGACCCGCTCACCCCGGAAGAGCAACTGCAAATGCGCGACACCCTGCGCAAAATCCGGGCCGCCGCGATCGACCGCGGCCTCTGGTAG
- the ispG gene encoding flavodoxin-dependent (E)-4-hydroxy-3-methylbut-2-enyl-diphosphate synthase: MTSVSLGMPPLPPPVLAPRRKTRQIKVGSVGVGSDSPVSVQSMTTTPTTDINATLQQIAELTASGCDIVRVACPSQDDADALPIIAKKSQIPVIADIHFQPKYVFAAIEAGCAAVRVNPGNIRKFDDQVKEIAQAAKDHGTSIRIGVNAGSLEPSIMKKYGKATPEALVESAVWEASLFEEHGFHDFKISVKHNDPVVMVAAYEMLAEKGDWPLHLGVTEAGPAFQGTIKSAVAFGALLSKGIGDTIRVSLSAPPVEEIKVGNQILQSLNLRPRKLEIVSCPSCGRAQVDVYTLAEEVTAGLEGMEVPLRVAVMGCVVNGPGEAREADLGVASGNGKGQIFVKGKVIKTVPEDQIVETLIEEAMKIAEEMESDGDDSLKGGPVVSVS, from the coding sequence TTGACCTCGGTCAGTCTCGGGATGCCGCCATTGCCACCGCCAGTCCTCGCGCCCCGGCGCAAAACCCGGCAGATCAAGGTCGGTTCGGTGGGGGTCGGCTCGGATTCGCCCGTCAGCGTGCAGTCCATGACCACCACGCCCACCACGGACATCAACGCCACGCTCCAGCAGATCGCCGAGCTCACCGCCTCCGGCTGTGACATTGTCAGGGTGGCCTGCCCGTCGCAGGACGACGCCGACGCCCTGCCGATCATTGCCAAGAAGTCGCAGATCCCGGTGATCGCCGACATCCACTTCCAGCCCAAGTATGTGTTTGCGGCCATCGAGGCCGGCTGTGCCGCCGTCCGCGTGAACCCGGGCAACATCCGCAAGTTCGATGACCAGGTCAAGGAAATCGCACAGGCGGCCAAGGACCACGGCACCTCGATCCGGATCGGCGTCAACGCCGGCTCGCTGGAACCGTCCATCATGAAGAAGTACGGCAAGGCCACCCCGGAAGCCCTCGTGGAGTCCGCGGTCTGGGAGGCGTCCCTGTTCGAGGAGCACGGCTTCCACGACTTCAAGATCTCCGTCAAGCACAACGACCCCGTGGTCATGGTGGCGGCCTACGAGATGCTCGCCGAAAAGGGTGACTGGCCCCTGCACCTGGGCGTCACCGAGGCCGGTCCGGCGTTCCAGGGCACCATCAAGTCCGCCGTCGCCTTCGGCGCCCTGCTCTCCAAGGGCATTGGCGACACCATCCGCGTCTCCCTGTCGGCACCGCCGGTGGAGGAAATCAAGGTGGGCAACCAGATCCTGCAGTCCCTGAACCTGCGCCCGCGCAAGCTGGAGATTGTCTCCTGCCCGTCCTGCGGCCGCGCCCAGGTGGACGTGTACACGCTGGCCGAAGAGGTCACCGCAGGCCTGGAAGGCATGGAAGTGCCGTTGCGCGTTGCCGTCATGGGTTGCGTCGTCAACGGCCCCGGTGAAGCCCGTGAGGCCGATCTTGGTGTCGCGTCCGGTAACGGCAAGGGCCAGATCTTTGTTAAGGGAAAGGTCATCAAAACTGTCCCCGAAGACCAAATTGTTGAGACCCTTATTGAAGAAGCCATGAAGATCGCCGAAGAGATGGAGTCAGATGGCGACGATTCGCTCAAGGGTGGCCCCGTGGTTAGCGTCTCTTAA
- a CDS encoding YciI family protein, translated as MSIFAVEYVYGPEAEDARTEHRPMHREWLAAQAEAEVVLASGPYGDGAGALLIFQAADEATLHGILKQDPMSVGGGVTGLKISEWKPVIGQFSKYLP; from the coding sequence ATGAGTATTTTCGCCGTTGAATATGTCTATGGTCCCGAAGCAGAGGACGCCCGCACCGAGCACCGCCCCATGCACCGTGAATGGCTGGCGGCGCAAGCCGAGGCCGAGGTGGTGCTCGCCTCCGGACCCTACGGTGACGGCGCCGGGGCCCTTTTGATCTTCCAGGCGGCCGATGAAGCCACTCTGCACGGGATCCTCAAGCAGGATCCGATGAGCGTTGGCGGGGGCGTTACGGGCCTGAAAATTTCCGAGTGGAAGCCCGTGATCGGCCAGTTCAGCAAATACCTGCCGTAG
- a CDS encoding NADPH-dependent FMN reductase, with protein sequence MTKIAIVTGSTRPGRNNHGVAEWVLAQAQLRGDADYELVDIADFNLPVLDEAYPAGYQNYQNDHTKVWAAKMAEFDGYVFITGEYNHSVQPALANAISYLNVEFNNKAAGMVGYGSAFGARAVEHLRGILSELQVAHVQKTGMFSLFTDFENFSTFKPTELQAASVTPMLDQLVSWTRALKSVREEALAAV encoded by the coding sequence ATGACCAAGATCGCCATCGTCACCGGTTCCACCCGCCCCGGCCGCAACAACCACGGCGTGGCCGAGTGGGTTCTGGCCCAGGCCCAGCTCCGCGGCGACGCGGACTACGAACTCGTTGACATTGCCGACTTCAACCTGCCGGTTCTGGACGAAGCCTACCCGGCCGGTTACCAGAACTACCAGAACGACCACACGAAGGTCTGGGCCGCAAAGATGGCCGAGTTCGACGGCTACGTCTTCATCACCGGCGAGTACAACCACTCCGTCCAGCCGGCCCTGGCCAACGCGATCTCCTACTTGAACGTGGAGTTCAACAACAAGGCCGCCGGCATGGTGGGCTACGGTTCCGCATTCGGCGCCCGCGCCGTCGAGCACCTGCGCGGCATCCTCTCCGAGCTGCAGGTTGCCCACGTGCAGAAGACGGGCATGTTCTCCCTGTTCACCGACTTCGAGAACTTCTCCACCTTCAAGCCGACCGAACTGCAGGCCGCCTCCGTGACCCCCATGCTCGACCAGCTGGTCTCCTGGACCCGCGCCCTGAAGAGCGTGCGCGAAGAAGCCCTCGCCGCCGTCTAA
- a CDS encoding MarR family transcriptional regulator, which translates to MFVLTMDQRGSRTSSDRVPAFLADLAEIPTVLPFERSVGDEVQGLLDSAEAVVEVSMRALRAGHWYVGIGVGEVGLPLPHSSREASGGAFVAAREAVERAKKTGERVPLSVKSPKDDAEAAAAEAVLVLVGDLVRRRSASEWRVLDALNSTGRRQIDVARALGISPQAVSKAILRSGWQEERNGRAAAALLLQMAGDR; encoded by the coding sequence ATGTTTGTTTTGACGATGGACCAACGGGGGAGCCGCACCAGCTCGGACAGGGTGCCGGCGTTCCTGGCCGATCTTGCCGAGATCCCCACCGTACTTCCCTTCGAGCGCTCCGTGGGAGACGAAGTCCAAGGCCTTCTCGATTCCGCCGAGGCGGTGGTCGAGGTGTCCATGCGCGCACTTCGGGCAGGGCATTGGTACGTGGGAATTGGCGTGGGCGAGGTGGGGCTTCCGTTGCCGCACAGCAGCCGTGAGGCATCCGGCGGCGCTTTCGTTGCCGCACGCGAGGCCGTGGAGCGGGCCAAAAAGACGGGGGAGCGGGTTCCCCTGTCGGTGAAATCGCCGAAGGACGACGCCGAGGCTGCCGCCGCCGAGGCCGTTTTGGTGCTGGTGGGGGACCTGGTCCGAAGGAGATCGGCCTCCGAATGGCGTGTCTTGGATGCGTTGAACTCGACCGGGCGGCGCCAAATAGACGTGGCCCGGGCCCTGGGCATCAGTCCGCAGGCCGTCAGCAAGGCCATCCTGCGCTCCGGCTGGCAGGAAGAACGCAACGGACGGGCGGCGGCGGCGCTGCTGCTGCAGATGGCGGGTGACCGATGA
- a CDS encoding M50 family metallopeptidase: MTVLLFIGGVLFVAIGVALSIALHEVGHLLPAKLFNVRVTRYMIGFGPTVWSRKKGETEYGIKAIPAGGYVAMVGMYPPNPADGSVRPSSTGMFQTLATEARSAAHEEVGPDDANRVFYKLPVWKKIIIMLGGPTMNLLIGTVLMAVLLMGFGTPQATTTVSEVNACQVAYGAPAPKDLNNCTKTPAAAAGLQPGDTIKSFDGKAVPDWTTLTEWIRESAGKTVTLTYQRGANTVTTSITPVLTARPVVDANGNPKVDAAGTVLTSKVGFIGMGPTSAMTPSSPGAVLPAVGNNIVQIGGVVFQLPQKLVGVAQAAFSSAPRDPNGPISVVGVGRVAGEVASMEQVPLSSRVATLIGLLAGVNLALFVFNLIPLLPLDGGHVLGALYEGVRRFFAKVFKRKDPGPFDIAKMLPVTYVAATLLLVMGALLIYADIVKPVNIFG, translated from the coding sequence GTGACTGTATTGCTTTTCATTGGCGGCGTCCTTTTCGTCGCAATTGGCGTGGCGTTGTCCATCGCCCTGCACGAGGTGGGCCACCTGCTGCCCGCCAAGCTGTTCAACGTCCGCGTGACCCGGTACATGATCGGCTTTGGCCCAACCGTGTGGTCCCGGAAAAAGGGCGAAACCGAGTACGGCATCAAGGCGATCCCGGCCGGCGGCTACGTGGCCATGGTCGGCATGTACCCGCCCAACCCCGCCGACGGCAGCGTCCGGCCCTCCAGCACCGGCATGTTCCAGACCCTCGCCACCGAGGCCCGCAGCGCGGCCCATGAGGAAGTGGGGCCCGACGACGCCAACCGGGTGTTCTACAAGCTCCCGGTCTGGAAAAAGATCATCATCATGCTGGGCGGGCCCACCATGAACCTGCTGATCGGCACCGTGCTCATGGCCGTGCTCCTCATGGGATTCGGCACCCCGCAGGCCACCACCACGGTGTCCGAGGTCAACGCCTGCCAGGTCGCGTACGGGGCGCCGGCGCCCAAGGACCTGAATAACTGCACCAAGACGCCGGCCGCCGCGGCCGGGCTGCAGCCGGGCGACACCATCAAGTCCTTCGACGGCAAAGCGGTCCCGGACTGGACCACGCTCACCGAATGGATTCGCGAATCGGCCGGCAAGACGGTAACTCTCACGTATCAGCGTGGCGCAAACACCGTCACGACTTCCATCACCCCGGTCCTGACGGCCCGCCCTGTGGTCGATGCCAACGGCAACCCCAAGGTCGACGCCGCCGGCACCGTGCTGACCTCCAAGGTGGGCTTCATCGGCATGGGCCCCACCTCCGCCATGACCCCGTCCTCCCCGGGCGCCGTGCTGCCGGCGGTGGGCAACAACATCGTCCAGATCGGCGGCGTCGTCTTCCAGCTCCCGCAAAAGCTAGTCGGCGTGGCGCAGGCCGCCTTCAGCTCAGCGCCGCGCGATCCCAACGGGCCCATCTCCGTGGTGGGTGTGGGGCGCGTTGCCGGTGAGGTGGCCTCCATGGAGCAGGTTCCGCTCAGCTCGCGCGTGGCCACCCTGATCGGCCTGTTGGCTGGGGTGAACCTGGCGTTGTTCGTATTCAACCTGATCCCGCTGCTGCCGCTCGACGGCGGCCACGTCCTGGGCGCGCTGTATGAGGGCGTACGCCGGTTCTTCGCGAAGGTGTTCAAGCGCAAGGATCCGGGCCCGTTCGACATCGCCAAGATGCTCCCGGTGACCTACGTGGCGGCCACGCTGCTGCTGGTCATGGGGGCCCTGCTGATTTACGCGGACATCGTCAAGCCCGTCAACATCTTCGGCTAG
- a CDS encoding HpcH/HpaI aldolase/citrate lyase family protein, producing the protein MTGAETGRPVDRRFAMGPALLFAPADRPERYGKAAERSDAVILDLEDAVAPDAKAAAREHLANNPLDPASTIVRINALSTEDSRLDLAALARTSYRTIMVAKAEDPAAVAALADFNVVALCESAAGILAAPSLARLDNVVALMWGAEDLVASLGGTSSRHDDGSYRAVAMHARSSVLLAAGACGKTAIDSIYADIPDLEGLAAETADAVASGFAVKACIHPNQVAVVRRAYRPSETEIADATELLAAADDAGTGVFAFKGQMVDGPILQHARETLRRAAP; encoded by the coding sequence ATGACCGGAGCCGAAACCGGCCGCCCCGTTGACCGCCGTTTCGCCATGGGCCCGGCCCTGCTCTTCGCCCCGGCCGACAGGCCCGAACGCTACGGCAAGGCGGCCGAACGGTCCGACGCCGTCATCCTCGACCTCGAGGATGCCGTGGCCCCGGACGCAAAGGCCGCGGCCCGCGAGCACCTGGCCAACAACCCGCTGGACCCGGCAAGCACCATCGTGCGGATCAACGCCCTGTCCACCGAGGACAGCCGCCTCGACCTCGCGGCATTGGCCCGCACCAGCTACCGGACCATCATGGTGGCCAAGGCCGAAGATCCCGCCGCCGTTGCCGCGCTCGCAGACTTCAATGTCGTGGCCCTGTGCGAATCGGCTGCGGGCATTTTGGCGGCGCCTTCGCTGGCCCGGCTCGACAACGTCGTGGCGCTGATGTGGGGTGCCGAGGACCTGGTCGCGTCCCTTGGCGGAACGTCCAGCCGGCACGACGACGGCAGCTACCGGGCCGTGGCCATGCATGCTCGCTCCTCCGTGCTGCTCGCCGCCGGGGCCTGTGGCAAGACCGCCATCGATTCCATCTATGCCGACATCCCGGATCTCGAAGGCCTTGCAGCGGAGACGGCGGACGCCGTGGCGAGCGGCTTTGCCGTCAAGGCGTGCATCCATCCGAACCAGGTGGCCGTGGTCCGGCGCGCCTACCGGCCCAGCGAGACCGAGATCGCCGACGCCACGGAGCTCCTGGCGGCGGCCGACGACGCCGGCACCGGGGTGTTCGCGTTCAAGGGCCAGATGGTGGATGGCCCCATCCTGCAACACGCAAGGGAAACCCTCCGCCGCGCCGCCCCCTGA
- a CDS encoding NADPH-dependent 2,4-dienoyl-CoA reductase translates to MTTDRYPHLFTPLDLGFTTLPNRVLMGSMHVGLEERPGGFERMAAFYAERARGGVGLMVTGGISPNDAGRPMPGGAKLTTAAEADQHKVITAAVHAEGAKIALQLLHFGRYASHPDLVAPSAVQAPISPFTPHPLTADEVESTIEDFAVAARLAQSAGYDGVEIMGSEGYLLNEFVALRTNRRTDKWGGSYENRMRLPVEVVRRTRERVGENFIIIYRLSMLDLVEGGSTLAEVTQLAQAVEKAGATIINTGIGWHEARIPTIATSVPRAGYAWVTQKLMGSVGIPLIATNRINTPEVAESVLAAGSADMVSMARPFLADPFFLRKAIEDRGDEINSCIGCNQACLDHTFAGKTSSCLVNPRACHETEIVIEATAAPKRLAVVGAGPAGLAFAVTAAERGHEVTLFEAAGEIGGQFNLAKQIPGKEEFHETIRYFARQIQLRGIELRLNTPATVEGLLVGGFDEIVLSTGVTARIPELDGVDHPSVRTYLDVLRDKKPVGATVAILGAGGIGFDVAEYITAQKPSATLVPEKFYAEWGIDPAYTGAGGITTAVPPRPDRTVSLFQRKETKVGAGLGKTTGWIHRTELAAKGVAMVPGVDYQRIDDAGLHLRRDGIDAVVAVDTVILCTGQEPRRELLAGLEAGGAVVHLIGGADVAAELDAKRAIDQGTRLAARI, encoded by the coding sequence ATGACGACCGACCGGTACCCCCACCTGTTCACCCCGCTGGACCTCGGCTTCACCACGCTTCCCAACCGGGTCCTGATGGGCTCAATGCACGTTGGCCTGGAGGAACGCCCGGGCGGCTTCGAGCGGATGGCGGCCTTCTACGCCGAGCGGGCCCGCGGCGGGGTGGGCCTGATGGTCACCGGCGGCATTTCTCCCAACGACGCCGGCCGGCCCATGCCCGGCGGTGCCAAGCTCACCACGGCCGCGGAAGCCGATCAACACAAGGTCATCACCGCGGCGGTGCATGCCGAAGGGGCCAAGATTGCCCTGCAACTGCTCCACTTTGGCCGATACGCCTCGCACCCGGATCTCGTGGCTCCCAGCGCCGTCCAGGCCCCCATCAGCCCGTTCACACCGCACCCGCTCACGGCCGACGAGGTGGAGTCGACCATCGAGGACTTCGCCGTGGCGGCCCGGCTGGCCCAAAGCGCCGGCTACGACGGCGTCGAAATCATGGGCTCCGAAGGCTACCTGCTGAACGAATTTGTGGCCCTGCGCACCAACCGCCGCACCGACAAATGGGGCGGCAGCTACGAAAACCGGATGCGCCTGCCCGTGGAGGTGGTGCGCCGGACGCGTGAACGCGTTGGCGAAAACTTCATCATCATCTACCGGCTCTCCATGCTGGACCTCGTCGAGGGCGGTTCCACCCTGGCGGAGGTCACCCAACTGGCGCAGGCGGTGGAAAAGGCCGGCGCCACCATCATCAACACCGGAATCGGCTGGCACGAGGCCCGCATCCCCACCATCGCCACCTCGGTGCCGCGCGCCGGCTATGCCTGGGTCACCCAAAAGCTCATGGGTTCGGTGGGCATCCCGCTGATCGCCACGAACCGCATCAACACCCCAGAAGTCGCCGAAAGCGTGCTGGCGGCCGGCAGCGCCGACATGGTCTCAATGGCACGGCCCTTCCTGGCGGACCCGTTCTTCCTGCGCAAGGCCATCGAGGACCGCGGCGACGAGATCAACAGCTGCATCGGCTGCAACCAGGCCTGCCTCGACCACACCTTCGCCGGCAAGACCTCCTCCTGCCTGGTCAACCCGCGGGCCTGCCACGAGACCGAGATCGTCATCGAGGCAACGGCCGCGCCCAAGCGGCTGGCCGTGGTGGGTGCCGGGCCCGCCGGGCTCGCATTCGCCGTCACCGCCGCCGAACGCGGCCACGAGGTGACCCTTTTTGAGGCCGCCGGAGAGATTGGCGGCCAGTTCAACCTGGCCAAGCAAATCCCCGGGAAAGAGGAATTCCACGAGACCATCCGCTACTTTGCCCGCCAGATCCAGCTGCGCGGCATCGAGCTGCGGCTGAACACCCCGGCCACGGTCGAGGGCCTGCTGGTGGGCGGATTCGACGAGATAGTGCTGTCCACGGGCGTCACCGCGCGCATCCCGGAGCTCGACGGCGTCGACCACCCCAGCGTCCGCACCTACCTGGACGTGCTGCGCGACAAAAAGCCCGTGGGCGCCACCGTTGCCATCCTGGGCGCCGGCGGCATCGGCTTCGACGTGGCCGAATACATCACCGCGCAGAAGCCCAGCGCCACACTGGTGCCGGAAAAGTTCTACGCCGAGTGGGGCATCGACCCCGCCTACACCGGCGCCGGGGGCATCACCACCGCCGTCCCGCCGCGCCCCGACCGCACCGTCAGCCTCTTCCAGCGCAAAGAGACAAAAGTGGGCGCGGGGCTGGGCAAGACCACCGGCTGGATCCACCGCACCGAATTGGCGGCCAAGGGCGTGGCCATGGTCCCGGGCGTCGACTACCAAAGGATCGACGACGCCGGCCTCCACCTCAGGCGCGACGGCATCGACGCCGTGGTCGCCGTCGACACCGTCATCCTGTGCACGGGCCAGGAACCCCGGCGCGAACTGCTCGCGGGGCTCGAAGCCGGCGGCGCCGTGGTCCATCTCATTGGCGGGGCCGACGTGGCGGCGGAATTGGACGCCAAGCGGGCCATCGACCAAGGCACGCGGCTCGCGGCACGGATCTAG
- a CDS encoding PadR family transcriptional regulator — protein sequence MSLPHAILTSLLEKPCTGAELARRFDKSIGHFWQATHQQIYRDLAKLEGAGWIAARGLATARGSQRHFDVLPGGRAELERWTSVAEDPRPIRDELLVRLRAAAVLGTVDVRGEILRHRGLHEAALAGYRVIEARDFPPGRELNRAGNLQYAVLAAGIAFEEAWLAWCGETLQRGESLQCGEVLQNEEDPAERG from the coding sequence ATGTCGCTACCGCACGCCATCTTGACCTCCCTGCTGGAAAAGCCCTGCACGGGGGCCGAACTTGCGCGCCGCTTCGACAAGTCGATCGGCCACTTTTGGCAGGCCACCCACCAGCAGATCTACCGTGACCTGGCCAAGCTGGAAGGGGCGGGCTGGATTGCGGCCCGCGGACTTGCCACGGCCCGGGGCAGCCAGCGGCACTTTGACGTGCTGCCCGGCGGCCGGGCCGAACTGGAACGCTGGACCAGCGTGGCGGAGGATCCGCGGCCCATCCGGGATGAGCTGCTGGTGCGGTTGCGGGCGGCGGCCGTGCTGGGCACCGTGGACGTCAGGGGCGAAATTCTGCGGCACCGCGGTCTTCACGAAGCTGCCCTCGCCGGATATAGGGTCATCGAGGCACGCGACTTTCCCCCGGGAAGGGAGCTAAACCGGGCCGGGAATCTTCAATACGCGGTGTTGGCGGCCGGGATCGCGTTCGAGGAGGCCTGGCTGGCCTGGTGCGGCGAGACTTTGCAGCGTGGGGAATCCCTGCAATGCGGTGAGGTGCTGCAAAACGAAGAGGATCCCGCCGAGCGAGGTTAG
- a CDS encoding GNAT family N-acetyltransferase, producing MRVLVQEDTSALRTLIARDPVANVFVDSLLSQGGSAVPGHPGAVILGFFENDGAELTAACWVGSNVVPIEATVAQAAFFGQWIAANWQPHASIFGPADAVLGIMDELSAAGIAAQEVRANQPLLVMDTASSLSPNPSLAPSNSRQFSEVLIAAAAMFEEEVGYSPFLGGEENYRRRVAWLINNGYSFSHCEPDGEVIFKADLGAVTAHATQIQGVWMNPRYRGRGLSAGYMAAVVNQSQAVAPVTSLYVNDFNTRARAVYAKVGFEQVGTFATVLF from the coding sequence GTGCGCGTTCTTGTCCAGGAGGACACGAGCGCGCTCCGGACCCTGATAGCCCGCGACCCCGTGGCCAACGTCTTTGTTGATTCGTTGCTGTCACAGGGAGGCAGTGCCGTGCCCGGCCACCCCGGTGCGGTCATCCTGGGGTTCTTTGAGAACGACGGCGCCGAACTCACCGCCGCCTGCTGGGTTGGCTCCAACGTGGTGCCCATCGAGGCCACAGTCGCCCAGGCCGCCTTCTTCGGCCAGTGGATTGCCGCGAACTGGCAGCCGCACGCCTCCATCTTCGGCCCCGCCGACGCCGTCCTTGGCATCATGGACGAGCTTTCCGCCGCCGGCATCGCGGCCCAGGAAGTGCGCGCCAATCAACCGTTATTGGTCATGGACACCGCATCCTCCCTGTCCCCGAACCCGTCCCTGGCGCCGAGCAACAGCCGTCAGTTTTCCGAGGTGCTCATTGCCGCGGCGGCCATGTTCGAGGAGGAAGTGGGCTATTCACCGTTTTTGGGCGGCGAGGAAAATTACCGCCGCCGGGTGGCCTGGCTCATCAACAACGGCTACTCCTTCAGTCACTGCGAACCCGACGGCGAGGTCATCTTCAAGGCCGACCTTGGCGCCGTCACCGCCCACGCCACCCAGATCCAGGGCGTCTGGATGAACCCCCGCTACCGCGGACGCGGACTCAGCGCCGGCTACATGGCCGCCGTGGTCAACCAGTCCCAGGCCGTGGCGCCGGTGACGAGCCTGTACGTCAATGACTTCAACACCCGGGCGCGCGCCGTCTACGCCAAGGTCGGTTTTGAACAAGTCGGCACCTTCGCCACAGTGCTTTTCTGA
- the dxr gene encoding 1-deoxy-D-xylulose-5-phosphate reductoisomerase, translated as MQHRKVIILGSTGSVGTQAIDVVERATLADGSPRFTVTALSAGGGNLELLAEQAVGTRALAVGIAAGDAGSLRALIASRAAAAGMGNYEPEIVSGPDASTKIAAWGAGTDDAADVVLNAITGSIGLAPTLAALGTEAILALANKESLIVGGALVKEAASPGQLVPVDSEHSALAQALRSGAADEVNKLIVTASGGPFRGRSRAELADVTPAQALKHPTWDMGPMVTTNSATLVNKGLEVIEAHLLFDVPLERIEAVVHPQSVVHSMVEFTDGSTLAQCSPPDMRLPIALGLGWPERVPGAAVPCDWTKAATWTFEPLDNVAFPAVELAKEAARRGSTCPAVYNAANEEAVHAFHAGRIAFLDIVDTIAEVLSEHTPVSELTLESVLDAEKWARARTNQLLATKG; from the coding sequence ATGCAGCATCGAAAAGTGATCATTCTCGGTTCCACCGGTTCCGTGGGCACCCAGGCCATTGACGTCGTCGAACGGGCCACGCTGGCGGACGGTTCCCCGCGCTTTACCGTGACGGCGCTGAGCGCCGGCGGCGGGAACCTGGAACTGCTCGCCGAGCAGGCCGTTGGCACCCGTGCACTGGCCGTCGGCATTGCCGCGGGCGACGCCGGATCCCTCCGTGCGCTCATCGCCTCCCGCGCCGCCGCGGCCGGGATGGGGAACTATGAGCCGGAGATCGTGTCCGGCCCCGATGCCTCGACAAAGATTGCCGCCTGGGGCGCCGGCACGGACGATGCGGCCGACGTCGTCCTGAATGCGATCACCGGTTCCATCGGGCTCGCGCCCACGCTGGCGGCGTTGGGCACCGAGGCCATCTTGGCGCTGGCCAACAAGGAATCGCTGATCGTGGGCGGAGCGCTCGTAAAGGAGGCAGCCTCCCCGGGACAGCTGGTGCCCGTGGATTCTGAACACTCCGCCCTGGCCCAGGCCCTGCGCTCCGGCGCGGCAGACGAGGTCAACAAGCTGATCGTCACAGCCTCCGGCGGGCCCTTCCGCGGCCGCAGCCGCGCCGAACTCGCCGACGTCACGCCCGCCCAGGCGCTCAAGCACCCCACCTGGGACATGGGCCCCATGGTCACCACCAACTCCGCCACCCTCGTCAACAAGGGCCTGGAGGTCATCGAGGCCCACCTGCTCTTCGACGTGCCGCTGGAGCGCATCGAGGCCGTGGTTCACCCGCAATCGGTGGTTCACTCCATGGTGGAATTCACCGACGGCTCCACGCTGGCCCAGTGCTCGCCGCCGGACATGCGCCTGCCGATTGCCCTTGGCCTGGGCTGGCCCGAGCGCGTCCCCGGCGCCGCTGTACCGTGCGACTGGACCAAGGCCGCCACCTGGACGTTTGAGCCGCTGGACAACGTGGCCTTCCCGGCCGTCGAACTGGCCAAGGAGGCCGCCCGGCGCGGCAGCACCTGCCCGGCCGTCTACAACGCCGCCAATGAGGAGGCCGTCCACGCCTTCCATGCCGGCCGGATCGCCTTCCTGGACATTGTGGACACCATTGCGGAAGTTCTCAGCGAACACACACCCGTTTCGGAGCTGACGCTAGAGTCGGTGTTGGATGCTGAAAAATGGGCACGGGCACGGACCAACCAACTGTTGGCCACCAAGGGCTGA